From one Anopheles cruzii chromosome 3, idAnoCruzAS_RS32_06, whole genome shotgun sequence genomic stretch:
- the LOC128271167 gene encoding tRNA-splicing endonuclease subunit Sen2 — MFISHLRPKRNAAPELCETLPLPVCDSAQQEKLSIEAIFTGYSVEVVDPESIKKLCLNGGFGQGLYARAFPACVTNPSETVRKSKRTIGSLAGQHDPARDNSNNCEPLSLFLEEAFFLMHKLNILKLRTIYGKPLSVAEAFERFRQVKKDFVAGYCGYLYLKAKNWVVKSGIKFGGDFVIYVKGPQFYHASYIVLIREMLHGKLHSNAYTVDGLDFQGFNRVAETTAKDILFLEVHYPDSDLPSLERLQDVRVGETFTKHHNYIAGRNQQ, encoded by the exons ATGTTTATAAGCCACCTAAGGCCAAAGAGGAATGCTGCACCGGAACTCTGTGAAACCCTACCTTTGCCGGTTTGTGATTCAGCACAGCAGGAGAAGCTGTCCATTGAAGCCATCTTCACCGGATACTCAGTGGAAGTGGTCGATCCTGAGTCCATTAAAAAACTATGCCTAAATGGAGGCTTTGGCCAAGGGTTGTATGCCAGAGCGTTTCCAGCGTGTGTCACGAACCCATCGGAAACAGTTCGTAAAAGCAAACGGACCATAGGTTCACTCGCCGGGCAGCACGATCCAGCACGtgacaacagcaacaactgtGAGCCATTGAGCCTGTTTTTGGAGGAAGCATTCTTTTTGATGCACAAACTGAATATATTGAAGTTAAGGACGATATACGGCAAACCGCTGAGTGTAGCAGAGGCATTTGAAAGATTCCGGCAAGTGAAAAAGGACTTTGTGGCCGGTTACTGTGGCTACTTGTACCTGAAAGCTAAGAACTGGGTCGTTAAAAGTGGAATAAAGTTTGGCGGTGATTTCG TAATTTATGTAAAAGGGCCTCAGTTCTACCACGCGTCGTATATCGTGCTGATCCGGGAAATGTTACATGGCAAACTACACAGCAACGCGTACACCGTAGATGGGTTAGATTTCCAAGGATTCAACCGGGTAGCGGAGACGACGGCAAAGGACATACTGTTTCTGGAAGTGCATTATCCAGACTCGGATCTCCCAAGCTTGGAGCGGCTTCAGGACGTACGGGTCGGAGAAACGTTTACAAAGCACCACAACTACATTGCTGGCCGAAAtcagcaataa
- the LOC128274630 gene encoding V-type proton ATPase subunit H isoform X2 has protein sequence MADVQEIMSSLPDDKIDMIAATSVLQQQAGDIRQNKPNWSSYMTSQMISQEDFACVSSLDKDKKAQAQYLQENPAQCAKTLLNMLAHVSKDQTIQYILVLIDDLLQEDRTRVQIFHDYASKKKESVWAPFLNLLNRQDGFIVNMASRVVGKLACWGHEQMPKSDLHFYLQWLKDQLTVANNEYIQSVGRCLQMMLRVDEYRFAFVTVDGISTLISILSSRVNFQVQYQLVFCLWVLTFNPLLAEKMNKFNVIPILADILSDCAKEKVTRIILAVFRNLIEKPEDSQVAKEHCIAMVQCKVMKQLTILEQRRFDDEDITGDVEFLTEKLQNSVQDLSSFDEYATEVKSARLEWSPVHKSAKFWRENAQRLNEKNYELLRILVHLLETSKDPLVLSVASYDIGEYVRHYPRGKHVIEQLGGKQLVMQLLAHEDPNVRYEALLAVQKLMVHNWEYLGKQLEKENEKTPQSGAPISGKA, from the exons ATGGCCGACGTGCAGGAAATTATGTCGTCGCTTCCGGACGATAAAATCG ATATGATTGCCGCGACCAGCGTCTTGCAGCAGCAAGCCGGGGACATTCGTCAAAACAAGCCAAACTGGTCGTCGTACATGAC GTCGCAAATGATTTCGCAGGAAGATTTCGCTTGCGTGAGCTCGCTGGATAAGGACAAGAAGGCGCAGGCCCAATACCTGCAGGAAAATCCGGCGCAGTGCGCGAAAACGCTGCTTAATATGCTGGCGCACGTGTCGAAAGATCAAACGATCCAGTACATTCTGGTGCTGATCGACGATCTGCTGCAGGAGGACCGAACCCGGGTGCAGATCTTCCACGATTACGCCAGCAAGAAAAAGGAGAGCGTGTGGGCTCCGTTCCTCAATCTGCTCAACCGGCAGGACGGGTTCATTGTCAACATGGCCTCGCGCGTCGTGGGCAAGCTGGCCTGCTGGGGCCACGAGCAGATGCCAAAGTCCGATCTTCACTTTTATCTGCAGTGGTTGAAGGATCAGCTGACCGTTGCT AACAACGAATACATTcaatcggtcggccggtgccTGCAGATGATGCTGCGCGTCGACGAGTACCGTTTTGCCTTCGTTACCGTCGATGGCATCAGCACGCTGATCAGCATTCTGTCGTCGCGAGTGAACTTCCAG GTTCAATACCAGTTGGTGTTCTGCCTTTGGGTGCTTACCTTCAATCCGCTGCTAGCGGAGAAGATGAACAAGTTCAACGTGATTCCCATTCTGGCCGACATCCTGAGTGACTGCGCGAAGGAGAAAGTCACCCGCATCATTCTGGCCGTTTTCCGCAATCTGATCGAGAAGCCGGAAGACTCGCAGGTGGCCAAGGAGCACTGCATTGCGATGGTGCAGTGCAAGGTGATGAAGCAGCTCACTATTCTGGAGCAGCGTCGCTTCGATGACGAGGACATCACCGGGGACGTTGAGTTTCTAACGGAGAAGCTCCAGAACTCGGTGCAGGACCTGAGCTCATTCGACGAGTACGCCACGGAGGTGAAGAGCGCCCGTCTCGAATGGTCACCGGTGCACAAGTCCGCCAAGTTCTGGCGCGAGAATGCACAACGCTTGAACGAGAAGAACTACGAGCTGTTGCGCATTCTTGTGCATCTACTGGAAACCTCGAAGGACCCCCTGGTCCTGTCGGTGGCGAGCTACGACATCGGAGAGTATGTCCGTCACTACCCGCGAGGCAAACA CGTCATCGAGCAGCTGGGAGGCAAGCAGTTGGTGATGCAGCTTCTGGCCCACGAAGATCCCAATGTCCGCTACGAGGCCCTGCTGGCCGTTCAGAAACTGATGGTCCACAACTG GGAATATCTGGGAAAGCagctggaaaaggaaaacgaaaagacTCCGCAAAGCGGTGCGCCCATCAGCGGAAAAGCTTAA
- the LOC128274630 gene encoding V-type proton ATPase subunit H isoform X1 codes for MADVQEIMSSLPDDKIDMIAATSVLQQQAGDIRQNKPNWSSYMTSQMISQEDFACVSSLDKDKKAQAQYLQENPAQCAKTLLNMLAHVSKDQTIQYILVLIDDLLQEDRTRVQIFHDYASKKKESVWAPFLNLLNRQDGFIVNMASRVVGKLACWGHEQMPKSDLHFYLQWLKDQLTVAAQKLLHEMEEAEKKRLAEAAASHHSHHHGGHGHHHGEAQHHAQSSHHHQIAERYREISSAIDEPRAGSSQEALHVTLTNNEYIQSVGRCLQMMLRVDEYRFAFVTVDGISTLISILSSRVNFQVQYQLVFCLWVLTFNPLLAEKMNKFNVIPILADILSDCAKEKVTRIILAVFRNLIEKPEDSQVAKEHCIAMVQCKVMKQLTILEQRRFDDEDITGDVEFLTEKLQNSVQDLSSFDEYATEVKSARLEWSPVHKSAKFWRENAQRLNEKNYELLRILVHLLETSKDPLVLSVASYDIGEYVRHYPRGKHVIEQLGGKQLVMQLLAHEDPNVRYEALLAVQKLMVHNWEYLGKQLEKENEKTPQSGAPISGKA; via the exons ATGGCCGACGTGCAGGAAATTATGTCGTCGCTTCCGGACGATAAAATCG ATATGATTGCCGCGACCAGCGTCTTGCAGCAGCAAGCCGGGGACATTCGTCAAAACAAGCCAAACTGGTCGTCGTACATGAC GTCGCAAATGATTTCGCAGGAAGATTTCGCTTGCGTGAGCTCGCTGGATAAGGACAAGAAGGCGCAGGCCCAATACCTGCAGGAAAATCCGGCGCAGTGCGCGAAAACGCTGCTTAATATGCTGGCGCACGTGTCGAAAGATCAAACGATCCAGTACATTCTGGTGCTGATCGACGATCTGCTGCAGGAGGACCGAACCCGGGTGCAGATCTTCCACGATTACGCCAGCAAGAAAAAGGAGAGCGTGTGGGCTCCGTTCCTCAATCTGCTCAACCGGCAGGACGGGTTCATTGTCAACATGGCCTCGCGCGTCGTGGGCAAGCTGGCCTGCTGGGGCCACGAGCAGATGCCAAAGTCCGATCTTCACTTTTATCTGCAGTGGTTGAAGGATCAGCTGACCGTTGCT GCTCAAAAGTTATTGCATGAAATGGAAGAAGCGGAAAAGAAGCGGCTGGCCGAGGCAGCCGCCTCTCACCatagccaccaccacgggggcCATGGGCATCACCACGGGGAAGCGCAGCATCATGCGCAGAGCAGCCACCATCATCAAATTGCGGAGCGGTACCGCGAAATATCCAGTGCAATCGACGAACCTCGGGCAGGTTCCTCGCAGGAAGCTCTTCATGTGACCCTTACG AACAACGAATACATTcaatcggtcggccggtgccTGCAGATGATGCTGCGCGTCGACGAGTACCGTTTTGCCTTCGTTACCGTCGATGGCATCAGCACGCTGATCAGCATTCTGTCGTCGCGAGTGAACTTCCAG GTTCAATACCAGTTGGTGTTCTGCCTTTGGGTGCTTACCTTCAATCCGCTGCTAGCGGAGAAGATGAACAAGTTCAACGTGATTCCCATTCTGGCCGACATCCTGAGTGACTGCGCGAAGGAGAAAGTCACCCGCATCATTCTGGCCGTTTTCCGCAATCTGATCGAGAAGCCGGAAGACTCGCAGGTGGCCAAGGAGCACTGCATTGCGATGGTGCAGTGCAAGGTGATGAAGCAGCTCACTATTCTGGAGCAGCGTCGCTTCGATGACGAGGACATCACCGGGGACGTTGAGTTTCTAACGGAGAAGCTCCAGAACTCGGTGCAGGACCTGAGCTCATTCGACGAGTACGCCACGGAGGTGAAGAGCGCCCGTCTCGAATGGTCACCGGTGCACAAGTCCGCCAAGTTCTGGCGCGAGAATGCACAACGCTTGAACGAGAAGAACTACGAGCTGTTGCGCATTCTTGTGCATCTACTGGAAACCTCGAAGGACCCCCTGGTCCTGTCGGTGGCGAGCTACGACATCGGAGAGTATGTCCGTCACTACCCGCGAGGCAAACA CGTCATCGAGCAGCTGGGAGGCAAGCAGTTGGTGATGCAGCTTCTGGCCCACGAAGATCCCAATGTCCGCTACGAGGCCCTGCTGGCCGTTCAGAAACTGATGGTCCACAACTG GGAATATCTGGGAAAGCagctggaaaaggaaaacgaaaagacTCCGCAAAGCGGTGCGCCCATCAGCGGAAAAGCTTAA
- the LOC128272204 gene encoding protein brunelleschi gives MRSSVSYMLSQGPGDPIMAHPDYEQHHYHHGCLLILVRGIGPLKPRSLQRVFERVQRVNNVKIPDSSGITRDIWVRYIRDHPVENNDWGDFQTHRRLLGLITVGKFDAQNELNELCRVHESLKVKYTNTLFDSRCLLFGPTTDELQKLSTGGGAGSDDEKSGGTIEKCFQTPSYFKSRAFFYPENDSCSNLETKISEFITSLYYILELKRLEKTREKLDKAPLLLAPFEKKDFVGLDLESRNNKKRCIGRMTKHLGDLTLQAGLVSESLNFFHAASETLRAISDSLWLGAANEGLCAASAILLYPNFRYTMSIQRNSSLQENSSSPQNSTLKHKKSDMVINLNDTTETASILTAAAADKTSASSNSSASSISSSLSSASGGSGTASGSSTSDSGTLVNKAGNGAGTAAKFPSNILQPDDIPGRYRDAIINYSKYRNAGIIETEAALKAARICIEQGKNLDVAMFLQNVLYINLNMSEQQRVRRFEVLTDLYQKIGYNRKAAFCQRLAAWRHVAQSNSNPDWGQSYRLMLESFPGHKLSLEPNEVLDNSTGWPVLQIDLLQQLVGTARRLGQSALATRHMTFLLQTMWKNLTPHEQKEMALQLQNLSAQCEGAPVPLVLENGIVIPPANLTDVPRCSQLQVKDLAPHQKPVKIVVSKVDSGPFLFTPIHFSSLDRRGQERDDRKVTFSWVQHDVCEVHLTLLNPLPFELLVTDMRLLTTGTVFEAFPQTVTLQPNVPTSVSLHGTSIECGELEIQGYSTHTLGVKSNCRLKHMQHRKQRHLPPCYRVKVLAALPKLEAKTSLPQTATFSGMPNADFVTTSASITLYNGERSECTITLTNTSNIAIEYVDATFHSALDASLQQRIFQLASDELSRKLPIAPNESIDFKLVIYGEADFLGAAGPQSLTVSHGGGGGGGTHTGHAGFLSGGSGNPSIPSRISSPTNTHRRNELLTSSFRSSHSGHSSFATLSVGISTGHVPRQLDAQLRFKYSGGEGLQEGHCRQCAISFNVELLPSAQITNWDVLSAEIPSQFYLVLDVVNLTAQEMSLNYTSNKTILIEAKESCRVPVPVQRCPLERILAAVAEHQQQHILSGVGGVSTSDSADLTERVCSEHITENVNLKWSLPGIDCHGTASLRGITLSPTMLDLVTVPPLEWEVKVDEQLVAPQSEVTCVTGQFLSFSISICNLSASVLQQVQLSVQFYQDYQNGVQNYRLETRVTMSGPNHILIPSLNKDEKAFHRCSVLFFTPGRFKADIQCRSLSSTQQAPHRGDDSGAGGGPETASHVWRFIPPIEITVMDQQ, from the exons ATGAGATCTTCCGTCAGTTATATGTTATCGCAAGGACCAGGAGATCCGATTATGGCGCACCCAGATTATGAAcagcaccactaccaccatGGCTGTTTGTTAATTTTGGTGCGAGGAATCGGTCCTCTAAAACCTCGGTCTTTGCAGCGCGTCTTTGAGCGGGTGCAGCGCGTCAACAACGTGAAAATACCAG ATTCGTCCGGTATAACGCGCGACATTTGGGTCCGCTATATCCGCGACCATCCGGTGGAGAACAACGATTGGGGCGACTTCCAAACGCACCGCCGGTTACTGGGCCTGATCACGGTCGGCAAGTTCGATGCACAGAACGAGCTGAACGAGTTGTGCCGGGTTCACGAGTCGCTGAAGGTGAAGTACACGAACACGCTGTTCGATTCCCGCTGCTTGCTGTTTGGTCCGACCACCGACGAGCTGCAGAAGCTGAGTacgggcggcggcgcaggGTCGGACGATGAGAAGAGTGGCGGCACGATCGAAAAATGCTTCCAAACACCGAGCTACTTCAAGAGCCGTGCGTTCTTCTACCCCGAGAACGATTCGTGCAGCAATTTGGAAACGAAGATTTCAGAGTTTATTACCTCGCTCTACTACATACTGGAGCTGAAGCGGTTGGAGAAGACGCGCGAGAAACTGGACAAGGCACCGCTGCTGTTGGCGCCGTTTGAAAAGAAGGATTTCGTCGGGCTGGACCTGGAGAGtaggaacaacaaaaaacggtgcATCGGGCGCATGACGAAGCACTTGGGCGACCTGACGCTGCAGGCAGGGCTCGTGTCCGAGTCGCTAAACTTTTTCCACGCCGCCAGTGAAACGTTACGTGCCATAAGCGACTCGCTGTGGTTGGGAGCCGCCAACGAGGGTCTCTGCGCGGCCTCCGCTATACTGCTCTACCCGAACTTTCGCTACACCATGTCGATACAAAGAAACTCTAGTCTGCAGGAGAACTCTTCCTCTCCCCAGAA CTCCACACTCAAGCACAAAAAATCCGACATGGTGATCAATCTGAACGACACCACAGAGACGGCGTCCATCCtcacggcggcagcggcggataAAACGTCGGCCTCGTCAAACTCGTCGGCATCGTCGATCAGTTCCAGCCTTTCTTCGGCatctggcggcagcggaacGGCCAGCGGTAGCTCAACCTCCGACTCGGGCACGCTGGTAAACAAAGCGGGTAACGGTGCGGGGACGGCCGCAAAGTTCCCGAGTAATATTCTGCAACCGGACGACATTCCGGGCCGGTATCGGGACGCCATCATCAACTACAGCAAGTACCGGAACGCGGGTATCATCGAAACAGAGGCAGCCTTGAAGGCGGCCCGTATCTGCATCGAGCAGGGTAAAAACCTGGACGTGGCCATGTTCCTCCAGAACGTGCTGTACATCAACCTGAACATGAGCGAACAGCAACGGGTGCGCCGCTTCGAGGTGCTCACCGATCTGTACCAAAAGATTGGCTACAATCGGAAGGCGGCATTCTGTCAACGGTTAGCGGCCTGGAGGCACGTGGCacaaagcaacagcaacccgGACTGGGGCCAAAGCTATCGGTTGATGTTGGAGAGCTTCCCCGGTCACAAGCTCTCGTTGGAACCGAACGAGGTCCTAGACAACAGTACCGGTTGGCCGGTACTGCAAATCgacctgctgcagcagcttgtCGGCACGGCTCGCCGCCTCGGTCAGTCGGCTCTGGCCACGCGTCACATGACGTTCCTGCTGCAGACTATGTGGAAAAATCTTACGCCTCATGAACAAAAGGAGATGGCATTGCAGCTGCAAAATCTGAGTGCCCAGTGTGAGGGTGCCCCGGTGCCGTTGGTGCTGGAGAATGGCATCGTTATCCCGCCTGCCAATCTGACGGATGTGCCCCGGTGCTCGCAGTTACAGGTGAAAGACCTGGCACCACACCAGAAGCCGGTGAAGATCGTCGTGAGTAAGGTGGACAGTGGCCCGTTTCTGTTTACGCCCATCCACTTCAGTTCACTCGATCGTCGCGGACAGGAGCGGGACGACCGGAAGGTGACCTTTAGCTGGGTTCAGCACGATGTTTGCGAGGTGCACCTAACGCTTCTGAATCCGCTACCGTTCGAGCTGCTCGTGACGGACATGCGCCTCCTGACGACGGGCACCGTGTTCGAAGCGTTCCCACAGACCGTCACCCTGCAGCCCAATGTGCCGACCAGTGTCTCGCTACACGGAACCTCGATCGAGTGCGGTGAGCTGGAAATACAAGgctacagcacacacacgctgggcGTCAAGTCCAATTGCCGGTTAAAGCACATGCAGCACCGTAAGCAGCGCCACTTGCCACCCTGCTACCGTGTGAAAGTTCTGGCGGCCTTACCGAAGCTCGAGGCGAAAACGAGTCTCCCGCAGACGGCCACTTTCAGCGGCATGCCAAATGCCGACTTTGTCACGACCTCCGCCAGCATCACGCTGTACAACGGTGAACGGAGCGAGTGTACGATCACGCTCACCAACACAAGCAACATCGCGATCGAGTACGTGGACGCAACGTTCCACTCGGCCCTGGACGCCTCCTTGCAGCAACGGATATTTCAGCTCGCTAGCGACGAACTGAGCCGTAAGCTGCCGATCGCGCCAAACGAAAGTATCGATTTCAAGCTCGTCATCTACGGCGAGGCGGACTTTCTGGGGGC TGCGGGACCCCAGAGTTTGACCGTTtcgcacggcggtggcggtggtggtgggacgCACACAGGGCACGCAGGATTTCTgtccggtggcagtggcaatCCGAGTATTCCGAGTCGCATCAGCTCTCCGACGAACACGCACCGGCGGAACGAGCTGTTAACGTCCAGTTTCCGGTCCTCCCATTCGGGCCACTCGTCGTTCGCAACGCTTAGCGTCGGCATATCGACCGGGCACGTTCCGCGCCAGCTAGACGCTCAGCTGCGCTTCAAGTACTCCGGGGGCGAGGGTTTACAGGAAGGCCACTGTCGCCAGTGTGCAATCTCGTTCAACGTCGAACTGCTGCCGAGTGCCCAAATCACCAACTGGGATGTTTTGTCGGCCGAAAT ACCGTCGCAGTTCTACCTGGTGCTGGATGTGGTCAATTTGACGGCTCAGGAAATGTCGCTTAACTATACCTCCAACAAGACAATACTCATCGAGGCTAAGGAGAGTTGCCGTGTGCCCGTCCCGGTACAGCGCTGCCCTCTCGAGCGCATACtagcggccgtggccgagcaccagcagcaaca CATTCTGagcggtgtcggtggtgtgAGCACGAGCGACAGTGCCGATCTGACGGAGCGCGTCTGCTCGGAGCACATCACGGAGAACGTTAATCTGAAGTGGTCCCTGCCGGGCATCGATTGCCACGGTACGGCGTCGCTGCGCGGTATCACTCTCTCGCCCACGATGCTCGATCTCGTCACCGTTCCTCCGCTGGAATGGG AGGTTAAAGTCGACGAACAGCTGGTGGCACCACAGTCGGAAGTAACCTGCGTCACGGGCCAGTTTCTGAGCTTCAGTATTAGTATCTGCAATCTGTCCGCATCGGTGCTGCAACAGGTGCAGCTATCGGTGCAGTTCTACCAGGACTATCAGAACGGAGTGCAGAACTATCGGCTCGAAACACGCGTCACGATGTCGGGACCGAATCA CATTCTCATTCCATCGTTGAACAAGGACGAGAAAGCGTTCcaccggtgctcggtgctgtTCTTCACGCCAGGACGGTTTAAAGCCGATATTCAGTGTCGTTCGCTTAGCTCAACTCAACAAGCACCGCACCGAGGGGACGATTCGGGCGCAGGTGGTGGCCCCGAGACGGCATCGCACGTTTGGCGCTTTATTCCTCCGATCGAAATCACTGTCATGGATCAGCAGTAG